A window of the Halichoerus grypus chromosome 2, mHalGry1.hap1.1, whole genome shotgun sequence genome harbors these coding sequences:
- the RNF187 gene encoding E3 ubiquitin-protein ligase RNF187, translated as MRGAADGRPVPGGQVGGGASGAVQARRVIYGVSDNPGKIAGCEDVGRPADGSVQGTAARTFRGELPGQDPGRVARAHPCQDLVRGAPLPGSQSEKHTSARTLRGAHRCQDPAWGAPPSPPRASPSPSLSPASALRPSPLSAASRARLARTPWSPSLRRVLGLARPPAAPSPRAPAAAALALPAGPAEAACALCQRAPREPVRADCGHRFCRACVVRFWAEEDGPFPCPECADDCWQRAVEPGRPPLSRRLLALEEAAAAPARDGPASEAALQLLCRADGGPLCAACRMAAGPEPPEWEPRWRKALRGKENKGSVEIMRKDLNDARDLHGQAESAAAVWKGHVMDRRKKALTDYKKLRAFFAEEEERFLQEADKEEGSPEDEDADPAERFGSLLQAVSELERRHRNLGLSMLLQ; from the exons ATGCGCGGGGCAGCGGACGGGAGGCCGGTCCCCGGGGGacaggtggggggcggggcgagCGGGGCGGTCCAGGCGAGGAG AGTCATTTACGGGGTAAGTGACAATCCTGGTAAGATTGCAGGGTGCGAGGATGTGGGCCGGCCGGCGGACGGCAGTGTGCAGGGCACCGCTGCCAGGACCTTTCGAGGCGAGCTTCCCGGCCAGGACCCGGGAAGGGTGGCGCGTGCGCACCCCTGCCAGGACCTTGTGCGGGGAGCGCCGCTGCCAGGATCCCAGAGCGAGAAGCACACCTCTGCCAGGACCCTGCGTGGAGCGCACCGCTGCCAGGACCCTGCGTGGGGCGCCCCGCCGTCCCCGCCCCGCGCGTCCCCGTCGCCATCCTTGTCCCCGGCCTCGGCTCTCCGGCCGTCCCCGCTGTCCGCCGCGTCTCGGGCCCGCCTCGCCCGCACGCCCTGGTCACCGTCCCTGCGCCGCGTCCTCGGCCTCGCCCGCCCTCCGGCCGCGCCCTCCCCAAgggcccccgccgccgccgccctggCGCTCCCCGCGGGCCCCGCCGAGGCCGCCTGCGCCCTGTGCCAGCGCGCGCCCCGAGAGCCGGTGCGCGCCGACTGCGGCCACCGCTTCTGCCGGGCGTGCGTGGTGCGCTTCTGGGCCGAGGAGGACGGGCCCTTCCCGTGCCCCGAGTGCGCCGACGACTGCTGGCAGCGCGCCGTGGAGCCCGGCCGCCCGCCGCTCAGCCGCCGCCTGCTGGCGCTCGAGGAGGCGGCCGCGGCGCCCGCGCGCGACGGCCCGGCCTCCGAGGCGGCGCTGCAGTTGCTCTGCCGCGCCGACGGGGGCCCGCTGTGCGCCGCCTGCCGCATGGCCGCGGGGCCCGAGCCGCCCGAGTGGGAGCCGCGCTGGAGGAAGGCGCTGCGCGGCAAG GAGAACAAGGGGTCTGTGGAGATCATGAGAAAAGACCTGAACGACGCCCGGGACCTGCACGGCCAGGCCGAGTCCGCTGCGGCAGTGTGGAAG ggacACGTGATGGACCGCAGGAAGAAAGCCCTGACCGACTACAAGAAGCTCAGGGCGTTCTTTGCCGAGGAGGAGGAGCGTTTTCTGCAGGAGGCGGATAAAGAGGAGGGGTCCCCGGAGGATGAGGACGCTGACCCGGCCGAGCGCTTTGGGTCCCTGCTCCAGGCTGTGTCAGAGCTGGAGAGGAGGCACCGCAATCTGGGCCTCAGCATGCTGCTCCAG tGA
- the LOC144380997 gene encoding histone H2B type 1-F/J/L-like — protein MPEPSRSAPAPKKGSKKAVTKAQKKDGKKRKRSRKESYSIYVYKVLKQVHPDTGISSKAMGIMNSFVNDIFERIASEASRLAHYNKRSTITSREVQTAVRLLLPGELAKHAVSEGTKAVTKYTSSK, from the coding sequence ATGCCGGAGCCCTCCCGCTCGGCGCCCGCGCCCAAGAAGGGCTCCAAGAAGGCCGTCACCAAGGCGCAGAAGAAGGACGGCAAGAAGCGCAAGCGCAGCCGCAAGGAGAGCTACTCCATCTACGTGTACAAGGTGCTGAAGCAGGTGCACCCCGACACGGGCATCTCGTCCAAGGCCATGGGCATCATGAACTCGTTCGTCAAcgacatcttcgagcgcatcgcCAGCGAGGCGTCGCGCCTGGCGCATTACAACAAGCGCTCGACCATCACGTCCCGCGAGGTGCAGACGgccgtgcgcctgctgctgcccggggagcTGGCCAAGCACGCCGTGTCCGAGGGCACCAAGGCGGTCACCAAGTACACCAGCTCCAAGTGA